The following are encoded together in the Misgurnus anguillicaudatus chromosome 14, ASM2758022v2, whole genome shotgun sequence genome:
- the pole4 gene encoding DNA polymerase epsilon subunit 4 isoform X1 yields the protein MAARAESDPERSGTEDEPRATEPDEDAGNAHVGPAAGPQQQHRLAKLPLSRIKTLMKADPDVSLASQESVFIIAKATELFVEMIAKDALVYAQQGKRKTLQRKDLDNAIEAIDEFAFLEGTLD from the exons ATGGCGGCTCGCGCGGAGTCTGACCCGGAGCGAAGCGGAACTGAAGATGAGCCTCGAGCCACCGAGCCCGATGAGGACGCAGGGAACGCGCATGTCGGGCCCGCCGCGGGTCCACAGCAGCAGCACCGGCTCGCCAAGTTACCGCTGTCACGCATCAAAACACTGATGAAAGCCGATCCAGACGTGAGTCTCGCGAGTCAAGAGTCCGTGTTCATCATAGCCAAAGCCACG GAGCTTTTCGTGGAAATGATCGCAAAAGATGCACTTGTATATGCACAACAAGGAAAAAGAAAAACCCTTCAACGAAAAGACTTGG ACAACGCTATTGAAGCAATAGATGAATTTGCGTTTTTGGAAG GTACCCTGGACTGA
- the pole4 gene encoding DNA polymerase epsilon subunit 4 isoform X2, with product MAARAESDPERSGTEDEPRATEPDEDAGNAHVGPAAGPQQQHRLAKLPLSRIKTLMKADPDELFVEMIAKDALVYAQQGKRKTLQRKDLDNAIEAIDEFAFLEGTLD from the exons ATGGCGGCTCGCGCGGAGTCTGACCCGGAGCGAAGCGGAACTGAAGATGAGCCTCGAGCCACCGAGCCCGATGAGGACGCAGGGAACGCGCATGTCGGGCCCGCCGCGGGTCCACAGCAGCAGCACCGGCTCGCCAAGTTACCGCTGTCACGCATCAAAACACTGATGAAAGCCGATCCAGAC GAGCTTTTCGTGGAAATGATCGCAAAAGATGCACTTGTATATGCACAACAAGGAAAAAGAAAAACCCTTCAACGAAAAGACTTGG ACAACGCTATTGAAGCAATAGATGAATTTGCGTTTTTGGAAG GTACCCTGGACTGA